One window of the Chloroflexota bacterium genome contains the following:
- a CDS encoding D-aminoacylase, with amino-acid sequence MRLEGVLGVSYDLVVKNGTVVDGTGLPRYKADVGVKGGKIVAKGNLKANGATVIDAAGKMVAPGFVDIHTHYDGQILWDPLLTCSPWHGVTTVVMGNCGFTLAPCKPQDRDYITEMFAKVEGIDMKALKLGLDWKWQSYPEYLKRIQQERIAINVATMIGHSALRRYVIGPEASDRPSKPDEVKKMKALVQEALNAGAFGFTTSLSPTHYGFDGKPVPSRLSTHDEVLELVEPMADHHVGSVEIITETAVMGADRFSDADKQLMTEIALRTGRPVNWNELSHNWDHPMKWKLQMAYMEEASRQGAQVFAVARCQRLDSVFNLRSSNIAFERWATWKETFNLPPAQIAARLKDPKARAALKAEASEPIKLGGRMRTMGELELVRSTTGKHKQYQGLTLGEVSKRLGKDVLDAMFDIALEENLETEFAVTGLRNGDMEAVAEILRSPYSIAGISDAGAHTNRLSGSNYSTFLLSHWVRKHHLITLEEAVRRLSFVPASIYGMWDRGLIREGLNADIVIFDAEKVAPLPTERFNDFPGGETRLGNRAEGVDYLIVNGQVAFKNGDHTGAFPGKVAKSTDYKFTA; translated from the coding sequence ATGCGCCTAGAGGGAGTCTTAGGAGTGTCTTACGACCTTGTTGTCAAGAACGGCACCGTTGTGGACGGGACTGGGCTTCCTCGTTACAAAGCGGATGTGGGCGTCAAGGGCGGCAAGATCGTCGCCAAGGGCAATTTGAAGGCCAACGGCGCCACGGTGATAGACGCCGCAGGCAAGATGGTGGCCCCCGGGTTCGTGGATATCCACACCCACTATGACGGGCAGATCCTCTGGGACCCTCTGCTGACCTGCTCACCCTGGCACGGCGTCACCACCGTGGTCATGGGCAACTGCGGCTTCACTCTCGCGCCGTGCAAGCCCCAGGACCGCGATTACATCACGGAGATGTTCGCCAAAGTCGAGGGTATAGATATGAAGGCCCTCAAGCTGGGGCTGGACTGGAAGTGGCAGTCCTACCCGGAGTACCTCAAGCGCATCCAGCAGGAGCGCATCGCCATCAACGTCGCCACCATGATCGGCCACTCGGCCCTGCGGCGCTACGTCATCGGCCCGGAGGCCAGCGATCGCCCCTCCAAGCCGGACGAGGTCAAAAAGATGAAGGCCCTGGTGCAGGAGGCCCTGAACGCCGGCGCCTTCGGCTTCACCACGTCCCTTTCACCCACGCACTACGGCTTCGATGGCAAGCCTGTGCCCAGCCGCCTCTCTACCCATGACGAAGTCTTGGAGCTGGTTGAGCCCATGGCCGATCACCATGTGGGCAGCGTGGAAATCATCACGGAGACGGCCGTGATGGGCGCCGACCGCTTCAGCGACGCCGATAAGCAGCTCATGACGGAGATCGCCCTGCGCACGGGCCGTCCGGTCAACTGGAACGAGCTCTCCCACAACTGGGACCACCCCATGAAGTGGAAGCTCCAGATGGCCTATATGGAAGAGGCCTCCCGCCAAGGGGCGCAGGTCTTCGCCGTGGCGCGCTGCCAGCGGCTGGACAGCGTCTTCAACCTGCGCAGCAGCAACATCGCCTTCGAGCGGTGGGCCACCTGGAAAGAGACCTTCAACCTGCCGCCGGCCCAGATCGCGGCCAGGCTCAAGGACCCCAAGGCGCGCGCGGCGCTGAAAGCGGAGGCGAGCGAGCCGATCAAGCTCGGCGGGCGCATGCGCACCATGGGCGAGCTGGAGCTGGTGCGGAGCACCACGGGCAAGCACAAGCAGTACCAGGGCCTGACCCTTGGCGAAGTCTCGAAGCGGCTCGGCAAGGACGTTTTGGACGCCATGTTCGATATCGCCCTGGAGGAGAACCTGGAGACGGAGTTCGCCGTCACGGGCCTGCGCAACGGCGATATGGAGGCGGTGGCCGAGATCCTGCGCAGTCCCTACTCTATCGCGGGCATCTCAGACGCCGGGGCCCACACCAACCGCCTCAGCGGCTCCAACTACTCCACCTTCCTCCTGAGCCACTGGGTGCGCAAGCATCACCTCATCACTCTGGAGGAGGCGGTCCGCCGCCTCAGCTTTGTCCCCGCCTCCATCTACGGCATGTGGGACCGGGGCCTCATCCGCGAGGGCCTGAACGCCGATATCGTCATCTTTGACGCGGAGAAGGTCGCGCCTCTGCCCACCGAGCGCTTCAACGACTTCCCAGGCGGAGAGACGCGCCTGGGCAACCGCGCCGAA
- a CDS encoding excalibur calcium-binding domain-containing protein: MRRPLVILLILLVASAINTPLNLAFAQAKQPSISIAAPKSGQTLSGAEVEIKVKVSNFKLDAKAIGGVNKAGSGHLSLLIDGTAVARTAKTSLKVTDLSPGQRRLLAALSHNDRSPLSPPVEAMIDFVYQLPVKPGKVSKDAVRVPLPATATPFPTPRLNPTSTPAPVPTAAPTPTAAPSPIPVAGPNRLPTALPRIDTKEPDRNCSDFKTWAEAQSFFIAAGGPEKDPYRLDQDRNGIACESNPGAPTPPRTLAPSTATPTPVPTPTRAPAPTPTPRPAPILTQVTGNTVITGAPLWLHAVDDGSANLALSSEKSGTIQMGRLNLSSPTSPVSWRLVASTSDAGGGAIADHWHVYANGFHWISFSANNARDAYLLKLDRDFNRVALFTVVRGSQQPTNDHFLVAEPDGVAVAVFLPGVGHLVYRFDTQGTPRGTVQIGGGSAMHGNGSSAIPIQVGFHVLATESLTPMATSRIRLLSYDSSWRLTGNSTLISQDRTNYGMASGVLLESGYMVVNLRVRENVNPRGVHTPPTGGDDSGGIVQIIVAPDGQVASQRTIVASGGNRPHTALKSDLLITTWDGGNQVFLRVDRIS, translated from the coding sequence ATGCGCCGGCCTCTTGTTATTTTGCTGATACTCCTCGTGGCATCGGCAATCAACACACCTTTGAACCTTGCGTTTGCCCAGGCAAAGCAGCCCTCCATCAGCATCGCTGCGCCGAAAAGCGGGCAGACGTTAAGCGGCGCGGAAGTCGAGATAAAGGTGAAGGTCTCGAACTTCAAACTGGACGCGAAGGCGATCGGCGGCGTAAACAAGGCAGGCTCAGGGCACCTCAGCCTCCTCATTGACGGCACGGCGGTAGCGCGAACGGCTAAGACCTCTCTGAAGGTAACGGACCTCTCCCCCGGACAGCGTCGCCTTCTGGCCGCGCTCAGCCACAACGACCGCTCGCCACTCTCGCCGCCAGTGGAGGCGATGATTGATTTTGTCTATCAATTGCCCGTGAAACCCGGGAAGGTGAGCAAAGATGCGGTGCGCGTACCGCTCCCAGCAACTGCGACCCCTTTTCCCACCCCCAGGCTTAACCCAACTTCAACGCCAGCGCCGGTGCCGACGGCAGCGCCTACGCCAACAGCCGCTCCTTCGCCGATACCTGTAGCTGGGCCAAACCGATTACCAACGGCTTTACCTCGTATAGACACCAAAGAGCCGGATCGCAACTGCTCAGATTTCAAGACATGGGCGGAGGCACAAAGCTTCTTTATCGCAGCGGGCGGGCCCGAAAAAGACCCATACCGCCTCGACCAGGACCGCAATGGCATCGCTTGTGAAAGTAACCCAGGCGCGCCAACACCACCGCGAACCCTTGCACCATCCACGGCCACGCCGACCCCTGTACCTACCCCCACTCGTGCACCTGCCCCTACACCAACGCCCAGACCAGCCCCAATACTTACGCAAGTCACTGGCAACACCGTTATCACGGGCGCGCCCCTGTGGCTCCATGCTGTCGACGATGGGTCGGCAAACCTGGCCCTCTCCTCAGAGAAGAGTGGCACTATCCAGATGGGCCGTCTGAATCTCAGCAGCCCAACATCGCCAGTCTCCTGGAGGCTGGTCGCCAGCACAAGCGATGCGGGCGGCGGAGCGATAGCCGACCACTGGCACGTCTACGCCAACGGCTTCCACTGGATATCCTTCTCTGCCAACAACGCCCGGGACGCCTATCTCCTGAAGTTGGACCGTGACTTCAATCGCGTCGCGCTCTTTACTGTGGTGCGCGGCTCACAACAGCCCACGAACGACCACTTCCTCGTCGCAGAGCCGGATGGCGTCGCAGTCGCAGTCTTCCTCCCAGGGGTGGGCCACCTCGTCTACCGCTTCGATACACAAGGAACGCCCAGAGGGACGGTGCAGATTGGCGGCGGCAGCGCGATGCACGGCAATGGGTCGAGCGCCATCCCAATACAGGTAGGATTTCACGTCCTTGCCACCGAGAGCCTCACCCCTATGGCGACGAGCCGCATCCGCCTCCTTTCCTACGATTCATCCTGGCGTCTCACAGGCAATTCAACGCTCATCTCCCAGGACAGGACGAACTATGGCATGGCCAGCGGCGTACTCTTGGAGAGTGGCTACATGGTGGTGAACCTGCGGGTGAGGGAGAACGTGAACCCGCGAGGCGTGCATACACCGCCAACGGGGGGAGACGATTCCGGAGGCATCGTGCAGATTATCGTCGCGCCTGACGGCCAGGTGGCGAGCCAGCGCACCATCGTCGCTTCCGGCGGCAATAGGCCACACACGGCGCTTAAGAGCGATTTGCTCATCACGACGTGGGATGGCGGCAACCAGGTCTTCTTGCGGGTGGACAGAATCAGTTAG
- a CDS encoding 4Fe-4S dicluster domain-containing protein produces MSNAQAQFKRRLAKALASPTLELALNRAMPMRRKSRAAAFAQDDFAALRDDLQRRKRAAIEHLPELLAQFTENAAKAGATVYLAQSIEDAQRIVGDLVKRQNVKLAVKSKSLATEEISLNEYLEERHVKVVETDLGEWIVQLAGEKPSHLITPAMHKTREEVAELFSKVTGKKIPPDIPKMVAVARKMLRQSFIEADMGITGANVAIAETGSLVIVSNEGNGRLVSTLPPVHVAILGIEKIVATMEDALAALKVLSKSGTGQRLTTYISYITGPSRTADIELSLTTGVHGPKEVHIVLLDNGRTTMRNRPEYRDALDCIRCGACLNACPPFQAVGGHAFGYKYPGPIGLILTAFHHGYENAQGPQTLCLGCNACQTACPANIELPRMILDLRQEMFDGESIGMLKGNALNFLTYQREGKWLGLAKVAQRAFSKGEGLVSIPGVTGWRYLPKLPDKTFLERRGLGAKSKATSLVRSQAAGQSVLYFPGCITDNLFPAMGDSAVEALNGLGAEVSIPRKAQCCGLAHMNSGDRATAKRLAKETIAMLEQETAQHIVCTSASCVVAMTQDYPHLLRDEPEWAERAKRLAGRIKDFTSFVDGVAKVSPGALAKGESGTVTYHDSCQSTNCLKLGKEQRRIIQGVVGAELKEMEESSQCCGFGGTFSIDYPDISKRILKHKLDHIGETGAETVVTDNPGCIMQLRGGLEAAGKKTRVLHIAELMAEQMKNHRKR; encoded by the coding sequence ATGTCCAACGCGCAGGCACAGTTCAAGCGGCGGCTCGCCAAGGCCCTCGCCTCGCCCACCCTGGAGCTCGCCCTGAATAGGGCGATGCCCATGCGGCGCAAGTCCCGCGCCGCCGCCTTCGCGCAGGACGACTTCGCCGCCCTGCGCGACGACCTCCAGCGGCGCAAGCGCGCCGCCATCGAGCACCTGCCGGAACTGCTGGCGCAGTTCACGGAGAACGCCGCCAAGGCGGGCGCCACCGTTTACCTGGCGCAGAGCATCGAGGACGCTCAACGCATCGTCGGCGACCTGGTGAAGCGGCAAAACGTGAAGCTGGCCGTCAAGAGCAAGTCCCTGGCGACGGAAGAGATATCCCTGAACGAGTACCTGGAAGAGCGTCACGTGAAGGTGGTGGAGACGGACCTGGGCGAATGGATCGTCCAGCTGGCGGGGGAGAAGCCTTCCCACCTCATCACACCGGCCATGCACAAGACCCGGGAAGAGGTGGCGGAGCTCTTCAGCAAGGTCACCGGCAAAAAGATACCGCCGGACATCCCCAAGATGGTGGCCGTGGCGCGCAAGATGCTGCGGCAGTCCTTCATAGAGGCCGATATGGGCATCACCGGCGCGAACGTCGCCATCGCGGAGACGGGGAGCCTGGTCATCGTCAGCAACGAAGGCAACGGGCGCCTGGTCTCCACCCTGCCGCCGGTCCACGTCGCCATCCTGGGCATAGAAAAGATCGTCGCCACCATGGAAGATGCCCTGGCGGCACTGAAGGTCCTCTCCAAGAGCGGCACCGGCCAGCGGCTCACCACCTACATCTCCTACATCACCGGCCCCAGCCGCACGGCGGATATCGAGCTTTCGCTCACCACAGGCGTCCACGGCCCCAAGGAAGTCCACATCGTCCTCCTGGACAACGGCCGCACCACCATGCGCAACCGCCCCGAGTACCGTGACGCCCTGGACTGCATCCGCTGCGGCGCATGCCTCAACGCCTGCCCGCCCTTCCAGGCCGTCGGCGGGCACGCCTTCGGCTATAAGTATCCCGGGCCCATCGGCCTTATCCTCACGGCCTTCCACCACGGCTACGAAAATGCCCAAGGGCCGCAGACCCTCTGCCTAGGCTGCAACGCCTGCCAGACGGCCTGCCCGGCCAACATCGAGCTGCCGCGCATGATTCTGGATCTGCGCCAGGAGATGTTCGATGGCGAAAGCATCGGCATGCTGAAGGGCAACGCCCTCAACTTCCTCACTTACCAAAGGGAAGGCAAGTGGCTCGGCCTAGCGAAGGTGGCGCAAAGGGCCTTCTCCAAAGGCGAAGGGCTGGTCAGCATCCCCGGCGTCACCGGCTGGCGCTACCTGCCCAAGCTGCCCGATAAGACCTTCCTGGAGAGGCGCGGCTTGGGCGCGAAGTCCAAGGCGACGTCTCTCGTGCGATCCCAGGCGGCGGGGCAGAGCGTCCTCTATTTCCCCGGCTGCATCACGGACAACCTCTTCCCCGCGATGGGCGATTCCGCCGTCGAAGCCCTCAACGGCCTAGGGGCCGAGGTCTCGATCCCGCGCAAGGCCCAGTGCTGCGGCCTGGCGCATATGAACTCCGGCGATCGCGCAACGGCCAAGCGCCTGGCCAAAGAGACCATCGCGATGCTGGAGCAAGAGACGGCACAGCACATCGTCTGCACCTCGGCAAGCTGCGTGGTGGCCATGACGCAGGACTACCCGCACCTCCTGCGCGATGAGCCCGAGTGGGCGGAGCGCGCCAAGCGGCTGGCCGGGCGCATCAAGGACTTCACCTCGTTCGTGGACGGCGTGGCAAAGGTGAGCCCCGGCGCGCTGGCCAAGGGTGAAAGCGGCACGGTGACCTACCATGACTCGTGCCAGTCCACCAACTGCCTCAAGCTGGGCAAAGAGCAGCGGCGCATCATCCAGGGCGTCGTGGGCGCGGAGCTCAAGGAGATGGAAGAGTCCAGCCAGTGCTGCGGCTTCGGCGGGACCTTCTCTATAGACTATCCCGATATCTCAAAGCGCATCTTGAAGCATAAGCTGGACCACATCGGCGAGACGGGCGCGGAGACGGTGGTGACGGACAACCCCGGCTGCATCATGCAGCTGCGCGGCGGGCTGGAGGCGGCAGGGAAGAAGACGCGCGTTCTGCACATCGCGGAGCTGATGGCGGAACAGATGAAAAATCACAGAAAAAGGTAA
- a CDS encoding hydrolase — translation MPHPHLSSAQSSILVVVDIQEPFAKAMADRAALVKNTTTLIHVAKAAGLPTIVTEQNPEKLGPTVPEIKKSLQDVGAYAPLPKMAFSCCAADGFVKRVYDTGRDTLVITGMEGHVCVQQTTLEALNLGYKVHVVQDAVTSRRREDYAAAIEKMRHAGAIITTTEMAAYEWLGTAGTPEFKAAMQWLKW, via the coding sequence ATGCCGCACCCGCACCTCTCATCGGCGCAATCGTCCATCCTCGTCGTCGTGGACATCCAGGAACCCTTCGCCAAGGCCATGGCCGACCGCGCGGCGCTGGTGAAGAACACCACCACCCTCATCCACGTCGCCAAGGCCGCCGGGCTGCCCACCATCGTCACGGAGCAGAACCCGGAGAAGCTGGGCCCTACGGTCCCCGAGATCAAGAAGTCCCTGCAGGACGTGGGAGCCTACGCGCCGCTGCCCAAGATGGCCTTTAGCTGCTGCGCCGCCGATGGCTTTGTGAAGCGCGTCTACGATACCGGGCGCGATACCCTCGTCATCACCGGGATGGAGGGGCACGTCTGCGTCCAGCAGACCACGCTGGAGGCGCTGAACCTGGGCTATAAGGTCCACGTGGTGCAGGACGCCGTCACCTCCCGGCGGCGGGAGGACTATGCCGCCGCCATCGAGAAGATGCGCCACGCCGGGGCCATCATCACCACCACGGAGATGGCGGCCTACGAGTGGCTCGGCACGGCGGGGACGCCCGAGTTCAAAGCGGCGATGCAGTGGCTGAAGTGGTAG
- a CDS encoding DUF3052 family protein codes for MAGYSKRPLVDKLGIKPGHSLCILNAPEGYERTLGPLPPGVKRSAKLAPNMDFIHFFTKSKADLEKALPGMRASLVANGMIWVSWPKGASKVPTDLNENIVRELALKIRLVDVKVAAVDDVWSGLKLVNRLKDR; via the coding sequence ATGGCCGGCTACTCCAAGCGCCCGCTTGTGGATAAGCTCGGCATCAAGCCGGGGCACAGCTTGTGCATCCTCAATGCGCCGGAGGGCTACGAAAGGACGCTTGGCCCTCTGCCGCCGGGGGTGAAACGTTCCGCCAAGCTGGCCCCCAACATGGACTTCATCCATTTCTTTACCAAGTCCAAGGCTGACTTGGAGAAGGCCCTGCCGGGGATGCGCGCCTCCTTGGTGGCCAACGGCATGATCTGGGTCTCCTGGCCAAAGGGCGCATCTAAGGTGCCGACGGACCTCAATGAGAACATCGTCCGGGAGTTGGCGCTCAAGATTAGGCTGGTTGACGTAAAGGTGGCCGCCGTGGACGACGTTTGGTCGGGCCTAAAGCTGGTGAACCGGCTCAAGGATAGGTAG
- a CDS encoding amidohydrolase, which produces MYFYDAARIISPAQGRSYGPVLEEQAMPVDYKIVSADDHLDIWAIPPKMFEERLSSKWKARAPKVVKTPQGDLWQADGETMGQSGFIPNPPHPNAVQRAGLPEGPMRPSTPRLRLQDMDADGIYASVIYGPVTGIRIKDPELTGACWIAYNDFAAEFNAASPDRLCLLAYLPMQTPEAAAAEVRRVAKLGHKGVVASFFHTQRSIIDPAWEPLWQAAEETGIALNVHLGGGCHSIKATPGEWTVAAFAAVSPMQLDEVLVSIVFSGVLERHPKLKFILGESGLGWIPYVLNRLDMEFVKYATIVRNWALKTPPRQIFKRQIYATFQEDEVGIKLLSDIGADNVMWASDYPHVDSTFPHSRKAVDEMLHKLDPVTVRKLTRETAAKVYGLGQK; this is translated from the coding sequence ATGTATTTCTACGATGCGGCTCGTATAATCAGCCCAGCGCAAGGGCGGAGCTATGGCCCTGTGCTTGAGGAGCAGGCCATGCCGGTTGATTACAAGATCGTCTCTGCAGATGACCACCTGGATATCTGGGCCATCCCGCCCAAGATGTTTGAGGAGCGCTTGTCCTCCAAGTGGAAGGCTCGCGCCCCCAAGGTGGTCAAGACGCCCCAAGGCGACTTGTGGCAGGCCGATGGCGAGACGATGGGACAGAGCGGCTTTATCCCCAACCCGCCGCACCCCAACGCCGTCCAGCGCGCAGGGCTCCCTGAAGGCCCCATGCGGCCCTCGACGCCGCGCCTGCGACTGCAGGACATGGATGCGGACGGCATCTACGCCTCCGTCATTTACGGCCCCGTCACTGGTATAAGAATCAAGGACCCGGAGCTGACGGGCGCCTGCTGGATCGCCTATAACGACTTTGCGGCCGAGTTCAATGCCGCCAGCCCGGACCGCCTCTGTCTCCTGGCCTACCTGCCCATGCAGACGCCCGAGGCCGCCGCGGCAGAGGTGCGCCGCGTGGCGAAGCTGGGCCATAAGGGCGTCGTCGCTAGCTTCTTCCACACCCAGCGCTCCATCATTGACCCGGCGTGGGAGCCGCTGTGGCAGGCCGCGGAGGAGACGGGCATCGCCCTCAACGTCCACTTAGGCGGCGGCTGCCATTCCATCAAGGCGACGCCCGGTGAGTGGACGGTGGCGGCCTTTGCGGCGGTCTCGCCTATGCAGCTGGACGAAGTCCTGGTCTCCATCGTCTTTTCCGGCGTGCTGGAGCGCCATCCCAAGCTCAAGTTCATTCTTGGCGAATCCGGCCTGGGCTGGATCCCCTATGTCCTCAACCGCCTGGACATGGAGTTTGTGAAGTACGCCACCATTGTGAGGAACTGGGCGCTCAAGACGCCGCCGCGGCAGATCTTCAAGCGCCAGATCTACGCCACCTTCCAAGAGGACGAGGTGGGCATCAAGCTCCTGAGCGATATCGGCGCGGACAACGTGATGTGGGCCTCCGATTACCCGCACGTGGACAGCACCTTCCCCCACTCGCGCAAGGCGGTGGACGAGATGCTGCATAAGCTGGACCCCGTGACGGTGCGCAAGCTCACCCGGGAGACGGCCGCAAAGGTCTACGGCCTGGGGCAGAAGTAG
- a CDS encoding amidohydrolase: protein MAKHGFTIFDCDGHAAEPRDLWDRYIEPRYRERANATLSIYDFPTGSSGFMLEGRCVQKGVEAVTFAGKDPASFKGRYWEEGEPAAFDPKKRIKAMDSEGITMAVVYPSFGGVLGGVNDPTLAYEMAKAYNNWVTDFCKAANLKRIYGVAIVPLQDVGLAVTELRRAVKQLGFKAVMVRPNLYKGLSLEHPTFDPFWRECEALDVAVGYHPFPFPDVEGVNTMLGDLATLPGTKSMMGDMLAMPMDNMITMGRLMFGGVMDRFPKMRSAFLESNGSWAAMLVDRMDKRFKRGQTYRKQIKTAPSEIIARQCFIALDGDEKALPYVGKLIGEDVIIWASDFPHFDGHFPGAAAEAVEGSEALGKRAQQKFLGENAARLYKIKMPKG from the coding sequence ATGGCAAAGCACGGGTTCACAATCTTCGATTGCGATGGGCATGCGGCCGAGCCGCGGGACCTGTGGGACAGGTACATCGAGCCGCGGTACCGCGAACGGGCCAACGCGACGCTCTCCATCTACGATTTCCCCACAGGCAGCTCCGGCTTCATGCTGGAGGGGCGCTGCGTGCAGAAGGGCGTGGAGGCGGTGACCTTTGCCGGGAAGGATCCCGCCTCTTTCAAAGGGCGCTACTGGGAAGAGGGCGAGCCTGCCGCCTTCGACCCCAAGAAGCGCATCAAGGCCATGGACTCGGAGGGCATCACCATGGCCGTGGTCTACCCCAGCTTCGGCGGCGTCCTGGGCGGCGTGAACGACCCGACGCTCGCCTATGAGATGGCCAAGGCCTACAACAACTGGGTCACCGATTTCTGCAAGGCGGCCAACCTCAAGCGCATCTACGGCGTGGCCATCGTGCCGCTCCAGGATGTCGGCCTGGCCGTCACGGAGCTGCGGCGCGCCGTGAAGCAGCTCGGCTTCAAGGCCGTTATGGTACGCCCCAACCTGTACAAGGGCCTTTCGCTGGAGCATCCGACCTTTGACCCCTTCTGGCGTGAGTGCGAGGCGCTGGACGTGGCCGTGGGCTATCACCCGTTCCCCTTCCCGGACGTAGAGGGCGTGAACACCATGCTGGGCGACCTGGCGACGCTCCCCGGCACCAAGAGCATGATGGGCGATATGCTGGCCATGCCCATGGACAACATGATCACCATGGGCCGCCTTATGTTCGGCGGCGTGATGGACAGGTTCCCCAAAATGCGCTCTGCCTTCCTAGAGTCCAACGGCAGCTGGGCCGCCATGCTGGTTGACCGGATGGACAAGCGCTTCAAGCGCGGCCAGACCTACCGGAAGCAGATCAAGACGGCACCATCGGAGATCATCGCCCGGCAGTGCTTCATCGCGCTGGACGGCGATGAGAAGGCGCTCCCCTACGTGGGCAAGCTCATCGGCGAAGACGTCATCATCTGGGCCTCCGACTTCCCCCACTTCGATGGGCATTTCCCCGGCGCGGCGGCGGAGGCCGTGGAAGGCTCGGAGGCGCTGGGCAAGCGCGCCCAGCAGAAGTTCCTAGGGGAGAACGCGGCGAGGCTGTATAAGATCAAGATGCCGAAGGGTTGA
- a CDS encoding LLM class flavin-dependent oxidoreductase, with protein sequence MFELRPIAGLRRYPFLEPPQEASMTMNFGIFFELEVPETGYTERDMWHNALTQIEFAEKMGFDSAYSVEHHFNPGYSHSSCPEILFAAASQRTKTIRLGTGVQLLPIDHPVRTAEKIAAIDCLTDGRYDFGVGRGAYTPEFLTFDKPHAQGATKDLNRDLFSECIDIIKTCWTKNNFTYEGKFYKIPAPITVVPKPIQNPWPRMFAACGSPDSYEMYPRMGMHIMPQTAVTPLDQMAAQLPTALQSWKKAGHDKTMGPLQINTLVPVHCAKTTKLAIDQMKSYEMWYFSKLIEFFTPKTDTERARHANLPQWWTNPNWDYVYGEKMVICGDPKDCIETVKEFEAAGVNRLMCQFQVGGMPHTMVMEAMRLWGEEVIPFFKSR encoded by the coding sequence ATGTTTGAATTGCGCCCAATCGCCGGGTTGCGGCGCTACCCCTTCCTTGAGCCACCGCAGGAGGCTTCTATGACGATGAATTTCGGCATCTTCTTTGAGCTCGAAGTCCCGGAGACGGGCTACACCGAGCGGGATATGTGGCATAACGCCCTCACCCAGATCGAGTTTGCCGAGAAGATGGGGTTCGATTCGGCCTACTCCGTGGAGCACCACTTCAACCCCGGCTATTCGCACTCCTCCTGCCCGGAGATCCTCTTCGCCGCCGCCTCCCAGCGCACCAAGACGATCCGCTTGGGCACCGGCGTCCAACTGCTGCCGATTGACCATCCGGTGCGCACCGCCGAAAAGATCGCCGCCATTGACTGCCTGACCGACGGCCGCTATGACTTCGGCGTGGGCCGCGGCGCCTACACCCCCGAGTTCTTGACCTTCGATAAGCCGCACGCCCAAGGCGCCACCAAGGACTTGAACCGAGATCTCTTCTCTGAATGCATAGACATCATCAAGACCTGCTGGACCAAGAACAACTTCACCTACGAAGGGAAGTTCTACAAGATCCCCGCGCCCATCACAGTGGTGCCGAAGCCCATCCAAAATCCCTGGCCCCGCATGTTCGCGGCCTGCGGCAGTCCCGATTCCTATGAGATGTACCCGCGCATGGGCATGCACATCATGCCTCAGACGGCGGTGACGCCCCTGGACCAGATGGCGGCCCAACTGCCCACGGCCCTGCAGTCCTGGAAGAAGGCCGGCCACGATAAGACGATGGGCCCCCTGCAAATCAACACGCTGGTCCCCGTCCACTGCGCCAAGACGACCAAGCTGGCCATTGACCAGATGAAGTCCTATGAGATGTGGTACTTCAGCAAGCTCATCGAATTCTTCACGCCGAAGACCGATACGGAGCGGGCGCGCCATGCCAACCTGCCCCAGTGGTGGACGAACCCGAACTGGGACTACGTCTACGGCGAAAAGATGGTCATCTGCGGCGACCCGAAGGACTGCATCGAGACGGTGAAGGAGTTCGAAGCGGCGGGCGTCAATCGCCTCATGTGCCAGTTCCAGGTGGGCGGTATGCCCCACACGATGGTTATGGAGGCCATGCGCCTCTGGGGCGAAGAGGTCATCCCCTTCTTCAAGTCTCGATAG